A segment of the Terriglobales bacterium genome:
GATCGCCGGAAAGACTGACGCGGGAAGGACGGCGATTATTCGGGCGATTGGTCCGGTATGGGATGGAAACGAAGTGTGGCTGCTGGCCACGGGCGGGACGTTGTACTTCGCATTTCCGTTGCTGTATGCGTCGAGTTTCCAGGGCTTCTATCTGCCGTTGATGATCGTGCTTTGGTTGTTGATGCTGCGGGCGATCGGGATTGAGTTCCGCGCGCACAGCACCAGTGAAGTGTGGCGCGGGTTCTTCGACGTCGTGTTCTGCGGCGCAAGCGCGCTGCTGGCAGTCTTCTTTGGCGCGGCGCTGGGGAACGTGGTGCGCGGAGTGCCACTCGGGAAAGACGGGCTGTTCTTCCTGCCGCTGTGGACGAACTGGAGAGTGGGGCCGGAGCCGGGGATTCTCGACTGGTACACGGTGCTCTCGGGTGTGCTGGCGCTGGTAGCGCTGACGGTGCATGGGGCGCTGTACATCGGTCTGAAGACCGAAGGCGACGTCAACACGCGCGCGCGGAAGATCGCGTCGGCGTTGTGGCCGGTGCAGTTGGGTCTGACGTTGCTGAGCCTGTTTGCTTCGGTGTGGGCGAATCCGGCCTTGGCGACGAACTTCAAGCGCTGGCCAATCGGCGTTGCGATTCCGGTGCTGGTGTTCGCGTCGCTGTTCGCGATGTGGCGCCTGCACGCGAAGGGGAACGAGAAGTATGCGTTCCTTAGCTCGTGCGCGTACCTGGCGCTGATGCTGGGCGGCGCGGCGTTTGCGGCGTATCCGAATGTGCTGCTGGCGAGCGGAGATCCGGCGAACAACCTGACGATCTACAACACGGCTACCGGTGCGTACGGAATGAAGGTCGGATTCGTGTGGTGGTCGATCGGGATCGTGATTGCCATCGGGTATTTCGTCTTCCTGTTCAAGATGTTCAAGGGGAAGGTGGATATGGCCGAGGGAGGATATGGACATTAAAACAATTTGGTGATTGGGTAATTTTGTAATTTGGTAATGGAAAGGCCGCTGACGAGGGTTGGCGGCCCTTTTTGTTGATAAGTAGGGTTGATCGGAATCGTAGAACTACGCCGTGCACGCTGCAAAATCGCTCGGTTCCTCCGCTATAATCAAAGATTCAGCACTACTGAAGGAGAGTATCTGTGGGACATACGCATGGACACGCACCGCAAGGGCCGCAACCGATTCCGGGAGTTGATGCAGTCGTAGCCGTGGGCAGCGGCAAGGGAGGCGTTGGGAAGACCACGCTGGCGGTGAATCTGGCGCTGAGCCTGGCGAAGCTGGGCTACAAGGTCGGATTGCTGGATGCAGATGTGTATGGTCCGAATGTGCCACTGATGCTGGGGTCGAGTGCGACGCCGAAGATCGTTGGCGAGAACATGATTGAGCCGCCGACGCGCTACGGCGTGAAGGTGATTTCGGTGGGGTTGCTGAACCCCGGCGATAAGCCGCTGGTCTGGCGGGGACCCATGCTGCACCAGATGATCCGGGAATTCATTCAGCGTGTCGAATGGGGGCAGTTGGACTTCCTGATCGTGGACCTGCCGCCGGGAACGGGCGACGTGGCGATTTCGCTGATCCAGACGGTACCGCTGACAGGCGCAGTTGTGGTGACGACGCCGAGCGATGTGTCGCTGCAGGACGGTCGCAAGGCTATCGAGATGTTCAAGCAGGTGAAGGTGGACGTGATCGGGATCGCCGAAAATATGGGCGCGTTTCATTGTCCGCATTGCCATCATGAGATTGATATCTTCTCGAAGGGCGGCGGGCAAAAGACGGCCGAGCAGTTTGGGGTACCGTTCCTGGGGTCGATTGAACTGGATCCGGAGATCCGCAAGGGCGGAGACACGGGGAATCCGGTGACGCTGGCAGGCGAGGAGTCGGAGCATGCGAAGTCGCTCTATGAATTTGCGCGAAAGGTGATTGACCGCGTGAAAGAGATACAGGCGTCGAGTGAGAGCGTGATCTCAATCCAGTAGAGTTACGAACAGGATTTACGAATGACCGCCGGTTATAAGAGTGCCGGCGGTTTCCATTTGGCAGTCAGAGTGATGCGCGGAATAGCTGACGTTTTGGCACTCTGGGGCTGAGAGTGCTATTGACTTCTCTCCCGGTTATTCCTAAAATTTAGGAGGCGAACTGTCGCCTATATATTCTTGTAAGTTCAAGTAATTAGGGTATTTAGAGGTATTTCGCAGGGTGTCGAGCAGCCCACAATTCGGTCCGCGCGAGCGCGAGGTACTTCAGGCGATCATCGAGGCCTACATTATTAGTGGGGAACCGATTGGATCGCGGAGCCTTTCGCGCGCGAATAGCGAGGGGTTGAGTCCGGCCAGCATAAGAAACGTGATGGCGGACCTGACCGAGGCCGGCTACCTGGACCAACCGCATACGTCTGCGGGCAGGGTTCCCACGGCCGAGGCATACCGGTACTACGTGACGCAGATTGCGA
Coding sequences within it:
- the cydB gene encoding cytochrome d ubiquinol oxidase subunit II encodes the protein METLWFLIVALMLVAYVVLDGFDLGAGAIHLIAGKTDAGRTAIIRAIGPVWDGNEVWLLATGGTLYFAFPLLYASSFQGFYLPLMIVLWLLMLRAIGIEFRAHSTSEVWRGFFDVVFCGASALLAVFFGAALGNVVRGVPLGKDGLFFLPLWTNWRVGPEPGILDWYTVLSGVLALVALTVHGALYIGLKTEGDVNTRARKIASALWPVQLGLTLLSLFASVWANPALATNFKRWPIGVAIPVLVFASLFAMWRLHAKGNEKYAFLSSCAYLALMLGGAAFAAYPNVLLASGDPANNLTIYNTATGAYGMKVGFVWWSIGIVIAIGYFVFLFKMFKGKVDMAEGGYGH
- a CDS encoding Mrp/NBP35 family ATP-binding protein; its protein translation is MGHTHGHAPQGPQPIPGVDAVVAVGSGKGGVGKTTLAVNLALSLAKLGYKVGLLDADVYGPNVPLMLGSSATPKIVGENMIEPPTRYGVKVISVGLLNPGDKPLVWRGPMLHQMIREFIQRVEWGQLDFLIVDLPPGTGDVAISLIQTVPLTGAVVVTTPSDVSLQDGRKAIEMFKQVKVDVIGIAENMGAFHCPHCHHEIDIFSKGGGQKTAEQFGVPFLGSIELDPEIRKGGDTGNPVTLAGEESEHAKSLYEFARKVIDRVKEIQASSESVISIQ